From a single Hyalangium minutum genomic region:
- a CDS encoding RNA polymerase sigma factor — protein sequence MLVWTIQTGVGGLRERVLTLLATPGGSRLFFRGTRSLQTAPAASERLGLASGLAPPPDEAQLLELVRRIQDGDVTAFDRLYQLTRVDAARTLRHLVGNRTEVEDLLQETYLRLLSAVRGFRGESRFRTFLYRVCANVALSHLRWKRRRPEEPMAEPPEREASEEDPERAAARRQAARLVEQALERLKPKKRIVFVYYELCGMSPDEIAEAVGSSVNTVRSRLHHARLEFTEAMHRLLDTPRAGGPHGTP from the coding sequence GTGCTGGTCTGGACCATCCAAACGGGCGTAGGAGGGCTCCGCGAGCGGGTTCTCACCCTGCTCGCCACTCCTGGGGGGAGCCGGTTGTTCTTCCGTGGAACACGTTCCCTGCAGACAGCGCCCGCGGCCAGCGAGCGGCTCGGACTGGCGTCTGGGCTCGCCCCGCCGCCGGATGAGGCCCAGTTGCTCGAGCTCGTCCGCCGCATCCAGGACGGGGATGTCACCGCCTTTGATCGGCTCTACCAACTGACGCGTGTGGATGCGGCTCGCACCCTGCGCCACCTCGTGGGGAACCGGACCGAGGTGGAGGATCTGCTCCAGGAGACGTACCTGCGGCTGCTGTCGGCGGTGCGCGGGTTCCGCGGGGAGTCTCGCTTCCGCACCTTCCTCTACCGGGTGTGCGCCAACGTGGCGCTGTCTCACCTGCGCTGGAAGCGGCGGCGGCCCGAGGAGCCCATGGCAGAGCCTCCGGAGAGGGAGGCCTCGGAAGAGGATCCCGAGCGGGCAGCGGCCCGGCGGCAGGCCGCGCGGCTGGTGGAGCAGGCGCTGGAGCGGCTCAAGCCGAAGAAGCGCATCGTCTTCGTCTATTACGAGCTGTGTGGGATGAGCCCGGACGAGATCGCCGAGGCCGTGGGAAGCTCGGTCAACACTGTCCGCAGCCGCCTCCACCACGCGCGGCTGGAGTTCACCGAGGCCATGCACCGTCTGCTCGACACACCCCGCGCCGGAGGCCCCCATGGTACGCCATGA
- a CDS encoding FecR domain-containing protein, producing the protein MVRHETESLWAFAAEELGAEEQARVAEHVAGCQTCARKLEEVRQAQALLRTVQEDAPEVRWAEVDERVQSAAARKLARLERQPRWPWALATVGALAAVLAFVVLRPVTSTPLPSAPVAVREEHPTPIKEVAPIKEAAPSPTPVIATRAENVSGARIREADAQERALVAGELLRQGSWVRTPAKANALLRLPDASRARLAPGSEVRLTRVEPERVSLFVQRGQLAVQASHATREDFVVEAEGGVRTWVVGTVFSVESASESAVVTVLEGKVRVEIPGQPQQFVSAGERLEVNTARRTLKRRALSAKERQAFQELGVPSQEAAATPRPTPEKTPSEGALSDNRPAPMATAPSGSSEAPDSEPAPSSAPASPEPEEPGVQWVPPEPGTPTQSTADARFLWHAREQLHAKTCESFLVGLEEIAERSKVRDFREQARYLRARCFEERLSPSEAQAEYQRYLREFPKGRYVREAKAALLP; encoded by the coding sequence ATGGTACGCCATGAGACCGAGTCGCTGTGGGCCTTCGCCGCGGAGGAGCTCGGAGCCGAGGAGCAAGCTCGGGTGGCGGAGCACGTGGCGGGGTGCCAGACGTGCGCCCGGAAGTTGGAGGAGGTGCGTCAGGCACAGGCGCTGCTGCGCACGGTTCAGGAGGACGCGCCCGAGGTGCGCTGGGCCGAGGTGGATGAGCGCGTGCAGAGCGCTGCGGCTCGCAAGCTGGCCCGGCTCGAAAGGCAGCCCCGGTGGCCGTGGGCATTGGCCACGGTGGGAGCGCTGGCGGCGGTGCTGGCGTTCGTGGTGCTCCGGCCCGTGACGTCCACGCCTCTTCCGAGCGCTCCGGTGGCGGTGCGTGAGGAGCACCCCACCCCTATAAAGGAGGTAGCCCCTATAAAGGAGGCAGCGCCTTCACCCACCCCGGTCATCGCCACGCGGGCCGAGAACGTCTCGGGTGCGCGGATTCGGGAGGCGGATGCTCAGGAGCGTGCGCTCGTGGCGGGTGAGCTGCTGCGCCAGGGTTCCTGGGTGCGGACACCCGCGAAGGCCAATGCCCTGCTCCGGCTGCCGGATGCGAGCCGCGCGCGGCTGGCACCGGGCTCGGAGGTGCGGCTGACGCGGGTAGAGCCCGAGCGAGTATCCCTGTTCGTCCAGAGAGGCCAGCTCGCCGTACAGGCTTCTCATGCGACGCGGGAGGACTTTGTCGTGGAGGCGGAGGGAGGCGTGCGCACGTGGGTCGTGGGCACGGTCTTCTCCGTGGAGAGCGCATCCGAGAGCGCGGTGGTGACCGTGCTCGAAGGCAAGGTGCGCGTCGAGATCCCGGGCCAGCCCCAGCAGTTCGTCAGCGCCGGTGAGCGGCTCGAGGTGAACACGGCACGGAGAACCCTGAAGCGCCGGGCGCTCTCCGCGAAGGAGCGGCAAGCCTTCCAAGAGCTGGGCGTGCCCTCCCAAGAGGCCGCGGCCACTCCCCGTCCCACACCTGAAAAGACTCCGTCCGAAGGCGCACTCTCGGACAACCGCCCTGCCCCGATGGCAACCGCGCCATCCGGAAGTTCGGAAGCACCTGACTCAGAACCAGCGCCCTCTTCCGCGCCAGCGAGCCCGGAGCCCGAGGAGCCGGGAGTGCAGTGGGTGCCGCCGGAGCCGGGCACTCCCACGCAGAGCACCGCCGACGCGCGCTTCCTCTGGCATGCGCGGGAGCAGCTCCACGCCAAGACGTGCGAGAGCTTCCTGGTGGGCCTGGAGGAGATCGCCGAGCGCAGCAAGGTCCGGGACTTCCGCGAGCAGGCGCGTTACCTGCGCGCCCGGTGCTTCGAGGAGCGACTGTCTCCCTCCGAAGCCCAGGCCGAGTACCAGCGCTACCTGCGGGAGTTCCCCAAGGGGCGCTACGTCCGCGAGGCCAAGGCCGCGCTGCTGCCTTGA
- a CDS encoding thrombospondin type 3 repeat-containing protein, giving the protein MRRSSSSSRISAVCSSLLAALGLLLSAPASAQWTPGTALPHAHTQGVIIPDATSRIHAIGGGDSGAFDTNAHDEFDPVTHTWITRAPLPINNRGMGASLGPDGRIYVYGGFAGWGSIGAVYAYTPSTDTWAPLASMPTPQWETRGDFGSDGKLYVFGGETNGSASAVTQIYTPSTNTWTTGASMPGGRRQHGAFRGSDGRFYVVGGQDASAATAGTYIYNPTTNTWTTGPAMPAAANSFGQAVSTDRSRFFVLGGSTSYNNESTPLFDTVYMFNVNTQEWTSLTGFPTARRELGATVTHCRLRTLGGSTGTSVTTHEVFTLTGAPDTNGNGQPDYCEDPDIDDDNVPNSADNCPTVPNPGQENQDHDAQGDACDPDADNDALPNGQDNCPLHPNADQTDSDADGLGNACDPDNDNDGTADLSDNCPSQSNADQHDTDGDSIGDACDSDDDNDSIADPQDNCPLVANTDQRDTDGDSIGDACDSDTDSDNDTVPDVTDNCALVPNPDQANADKDEQGDACDSDDDNDTVADEWDNCPFIPNTDQADSDGNGKGDVCDVDNDTDKDGVANATDNCPLVANPDQLDSDGDGVGDACDESGGGAGGCGGGCGAGPIGSSSLMLWALAGLALRARRRFAR; this is encoded by the coding sequence GTGCGACGTTCTTCCTCCTCCTCTCGGATCTCCGCTGTCTGTTCCTCTTTGCTGGCGGCCCTGGGCCTGCTGCTCTCGGCTCCCGCCAGTGCTCAGTGGACCCCCGGGACGGCCCTGCCTCACGCCCATACCCAGGGCGTGATCATCCCCGATGCCACCAGCCGCATCCACGCGATCGGCGGGGGCGACAGCGGCGCCTTCGATACCAACGCCCACGACGAGTTCGATCCCGTCACCCACACCTGGATCACCCGCGCGCCCCTTCCCATCAACAACCGCGGCATGGGCGCATCGCTGGGACCGGATGGCCGCATCTACGTCTACGGAGGCTTCGCGGGCTGGGGCAGCATCGGAGCGGTCTACGCGTACACCCCGAGCACCGACACGTGGGCTCCCCTGGCCTCCATGCCCACGCCGCAGTGGGAGACGCGGGGCGACTTTGGATCGGACGGCAAGCTCTACGTCTTCGGTGGAGAGACCAATGGGTCCGCGAGCGCCGTGACGCAGATCTACACGCCCTCCACCAACACGTGGACAACGGGCGCGAGCATGCCCGGAGGGCGCAGGCAGCATGGGGCCTTCCGGGGCTCGGACGGGCGCTTCTACGTGGTGGGCGGCCAGGACGCCTCCGCCGCGACCGCGGGGACTTACATCTACAACCCCACCACCAACACGTGGACCACGGGCCCGGCCATGCCGGCGGCAGCGAACTCGTTCGGCCAAGCCGTCTCGACGGATCGCAGCCGGTTCTTCGTGCTCGGCGGATCGACTTCCTACAACAACGAGAGCACGCCCCTCTTCGACACCGTCTACATGTTCAACGTGAACACCCAGGAGTGGACCTCCCTCACGGGGTTCCCCACGGCGCGCCGCGAGCTGGGGGCCACCGTGACCCACTGCCGCCTGCGCACCCTGGGTGGAAGCACGGGCACGTCCGTCACCACCCATGAGGTGTTCACCCTCACAGGCGCTCCGGACACCAACGGCAACGGCCAGCCGGACTACTGCGAGGATCCGGACATCGACGACGACAACGTGCCGAACTCCGCCGACAACTGCCCCACCGTCCCCAATCCGGGCCAGGAGAACCAGGACCATGACGCTCAGGGCGATGCCTGCGACCCCGACGCCGACAACGACGCCTTGCCCAATGGCCAGGACAACTGCCCTCTCCACCCCAATGCGGATCAGACCGACTCGGACGCCGACGGCCTGGGCAACGCCTGCGATCCCGATAACGATAACGATGGCACGGCGGACCTGTCCGACAACTGCCCGTCCCAATCCAACGCCGACCAGCACGACACCGACGGCGACTCCATTGGCGATGCGTGCGACTCGGACGACGACAACGACAGCATCGCGGACCCGCAGGACAACTGTCCCCTCGTCGCCAACACCGACCAGCGCGACACCGACGGCGACTCCATCGGCGATGCCTGCGACAGCGACACCGACAGTGACAACGACACCGTGCCCGACGTCACCGACAACTGCGCTCTCGTCCCCAACCCGGATCAGGCCAACGCTGACAAAGACGAGCAGGGCGACGCCTGCGACTCGGACGATGACAACGACACCGTGGCCGATGAATGGGACAACTGCCCATTCATTCCCAACACGGACCAGGCTGACAGCGACGGGAACGGCAAGGGGGATGTCTGCGACGTGGACAACGACACCGACAAGGACGGCGTCGCCAATGCCACGGACAACTGCCCGCTGGTGGCCAACCCCGATCAGCTGGACTCGGATGGCGACGGCGTGGGGGATGCCTGCGACGAAAGTGGAGGGGGAGCTGGCGGCTGCGGCGGCGGCTGCGGCGCAGGACCCATCGGCTCCTCGAGCCTGATGCTGTGGGCGCTGGCCGGTCTCGCCCTGCGCGCCCGCCGCCGCTTCGCCCGCTGA
- a CDS encoding MBL fold metallo-hydrolase → MKMRSSPWRAAVAAALTAASGAVLVPASALAAAPQVKTQAPGYYRMMLGDFEITALLDGTVDLPFDKLLTNIKPDPLNKAFARAGLKSPVESSTNAFLINTGSKLVLVDTGAGNLFGPTLGKLQNSLKAAGYQPEQIDAVLITHLHPDHLGGLVAGDKLAFPNATLHLAKAEADFWTNAENAKKAPAEAQSMFQQASTMLTPYSTAGKLKPFEGDTELVPGIKALNTPGHTPGHSVYSVESKGQKLVLWGDLMHIAAVQFPDPSVTIQFDSDSKAALAQRKKAYADAAKNGYWIGAAHLPFPGIGHIAPEGKGYVYFAAPYTNKF, encoded by the coding sequence ATGAAGATGCGTTCCTCCCCTTGGCGCGCCGCGGTTGCTGCGGCCCTCACCGCCGCGAGCGGCGCCGTGCTCGTCCCTGCCTCCGCTCTGGCCGCCGCGCCCCAGGTCAAGACCCAGGCTCCGGGCTACTACCGCATGATGCTCGGTGACTTCGAGATCACCGCCCTGCTCGACGGCACCGTCGACCTGCCGTTCGACAAGCTGCTGACCAACATCAAGCCGGACCCGCTCAACAAGGCCTTCGCGCGTGCGGGCCTGAAGTCGCCCGTGGAGAGCTCCACCAACGCCTTCCTGATCAACACCGGCTCCAAGCTGGTGCTGGTCGACACGGGCGCTGGCAACCTCTTCGGCCCCACGCTGGGCAAGCTCCAGAACAGCCTGAAGGCGGCCGGCTACCAGCCGGAACAGATCGATGCCGTGCTCATCACCCACCTGCACCCGGACCACCTGGGCGGTCTGGTCGCCGGTGACAAGCTCGCCTTCCCCAACGCCACCCTGCACCTGGCCAAGGCCGAGGCGGACTTCTGGACCAACGCCGAGAATGCGAAGAAGGCCCCCGCCGAGGCGCAGTCGATGTTCCAGCAGGCCTCGACCATGCTCACCCCGTACTCCACCGCTGGCAAGCTCAAGCCCTTCGAGGGTGACACCGAGCTGGTGCCCGGCATCAAGGCCCTCAACACCCCCGGCCACACCCCGGGCCACAGCGTCTACTCCGTGGAGAGCAAGGGCCAGAAGCTGGTGCTGTGGGGCGACCTGATGCACATCGCCGCCGTGCAGTTCCCCGACCCGTCGGTCACCATCCAGTTCGACAGCGACTCGAAGGCCGCCTTGGCCCAGCGCAAGAAGGCCTACGCGGACGCCGCCAAGAATGGCTACTGGATTGGCGCTGCCCACCTCCCGTTCCCGGGCATCGGCCACATCGCTCCCGAGGGCAAGGGCTACGTCTACTTCGCGGCTCCTTACACCAACAAGTTCTAG
- a CDS encoding GNAT family N-acetyltransferase, producing MIQDVNVRRLSASEAAASVEALADVLLDCVEGGASVSFLWPLPREKAVAFWRGVAAGVARGERVLLVAEDGEEQLIGTVQLVLAMPDNQPHRGDVAKMLVHRKARRRGVAQRLMEAIDDEARKEGKTVLVLDTVTGSDAERLYARAGWQRVGEIPKYALLPTGEFCGTTVFYKHL from the coding sequence ATGATCCAGGATGTGAACGTGCGGCGGCTCAGCGCCAGCGAGGCCGCCGCCTCTGTGGAGGCGCTGGCGGATGTGCTGCTCGACTGCGTCGAGGGCGGCGCGTCCGTGAGCTTCTTGTGGCCGCTGCCTCGCGAGAAGGCCGTGGCGTTCTGGCGAGGTGTCGCCGCTGGCGTCGCGCGGGGGGAGCGGGTGCTGCTCGTTGCCGAGGACGGAGAGGAGCAGCTCATCGGCACAGTGCAGTTGGTGCTCGCGATGCCGGACAACCAGCCGCACCGAGGCGACGTGGCGAAGATGCTCGTGCACCGCAAGGCCCGCCGCCGCGGCGTAGCTCAGCGGCTGATGGAGGCCATCGACGACGAGGCGCGCAAGGAGGGCAAGACGGTGCTGGTGCTGGACACGGTGACGGGGAGCGACGCGGAGCGGCTCTACGCGCGGGCCGGGTGGCAGCGGGTGGGCGAGATCCCCAAGTACGCCCTGCTGCCCACGGGCGAGTTCTGCGGGACGACGGTCTTCTACAAGCACCTCTGA